One genomic region from Bacillus rossius redtenbacheri isolate Brsri chromosome 6, Brsri_v3, whole genome shotgun sequence encodes:
- the LOC134532746 gene encoding 8-oxo-dGDP phosphatase NUDT18: protein MDGIEANVRRVLSGQALGDSEEFCDFTLEEQNEATVAKGVAPAAASDFVPVVKSTVTYIVVGVLVNEQDEVLMMQEAKSSCAGKWYLPAGRMEPGEDIQEAVKREVLEETGLEMEPTTLLLVECASGSWFRFVVTGNVTGGTLKTPKDADSESLQAKWVRDLGELSLRADDIHGIVERARSFAAARGREPWHADVLPALVPHAKLLFRLVVCVRKKSNNQVHILLSEKTEIHLPVCEINPSRNFHSTLKKYMMNIFGADVPPHKPHGILSVEHSGKPEGVHDGVCLTVLVSFRVPLEDVGIIDKYTWLEVSQDLGNELIGRLRRNLAVPLHVIR, encoded by the exons ATGGATGGAATAGAGGCCAATGTGCGTCGTGTGCTTTCGGGCCAAGCCCTCGGTGACTCGGAAGAATTCTGCGATTTTACTCTCGAAGAACAAAATGAAGCGACAG TTGCCAAAGGCGTGGCCCCTGCTGCCGCCTCGGACTTTGTGCCCGTGGTGAAGTCGACGGTGACGTACATCGTGGTGGGGGTCCTGGTGAACGAGCAGGATGAGGTGCTCATGATGCAGGAGGCGAAGAGCTCGTGCGCGGGCAAGTGGTACCTGCCCGCGGGCCGCATGGAGCCCGGCGAGGACATCCAG GAGGCCGTGAAGAGGGAGGTGCTTGAGGAGACAGGCCTGGAGATGGAGCCGACCACCTTGCTCCTGGTCGAGTGCGCCAGCGGCTCTTGGTTCAGATTCGTCGTCACCGGGAACGTCACAG GCGGGACGCTGAAGACGCCGAAGGACGCGGACTCGGAGTCGCTGCAGGCCAAGTGGGTGAGGGACCTAGGCGAGCTGAGCCTGCGGGCGGACGACATCCACGGCATCGTGGAGCGGGCGAGGAGCTTCGCGGCGGCCCGGGGCCGCGAGCCCTGGCACGCGGACGTGCTGCCCGCCCTCGTGCCCCATGCCAAGCTGCTGTTCCGCCTGGTCGTGTGCGTCCGCAAGAAGAGCAA tAATCAAGTCCACATATTGCTGTCGGAAAAGACAGAAATCCACCTGCCTGTGTGTGAGATTAATCCTTCCAGGAATTTCCATTCCACGTTGAAGAAGTATATGATG AACATTTTCGGGGCGGACGTGCCGCCTCACAAGCCGCACGGGATCCTGAGTGTGGAGCATTCCGGGAAGCCGGAAGGCGTGCACGACGGGGTTTGCCTGACGGTGCTGGTGTCGTTCCGCGTGCCGCTGGAGGACGTGGGGATCATCGATAAGTACACCTGGCTGGAGGTGTCCCAGGACCTGGGCAACGAGCTCATCGGCCGGCTGCGCAGGAACCTGGCCGTGCCGCTGCACGTGATCAGGTAG